In Exiguobacterium acetylicum, the genomic stretch CGATCATCCTCCACTTTTTACTGAAAGTAGGGGAAGAACGAGATGTTTGAAATCAGTTTCAGCTACTGTATGTGGTTCGAGGTGATTAGACCGTCGTCGTATCTTTCCATTCCTGCTCGATGAAAGCATCGCGACCAGAAGCAGCACGATCTTTTTTATAGTGCTCTGGATTTTTCTTATGGAAGTCTTGATGGTACTCTTCCGCCGGATAAAATTCAGAAGCGGCATCGATCCGCGTCACGATCGGTTGTTTGAAACGATTGCTTGCAGCAAGGGCGTCACGGGAAGCGATCGCTGCTTCGTGCTGTGCATCCGTATGATAGAAGATCGCTGGTGCGTACTGCGTGCCGCGATCTTGGAATTGACCTTCTGCATCCGTCGGATCCGTTTGTGGCCAGTAGAGTTCGAGCAGACGCTCGTACGGGAACAGGCTCGGATCAAACGTGATTTGGACGACTTCGAGATGTCCCGTCGTTCCTGTTTTGACTTGCTCGTACGTTGGGTTATCGACGTGACCGCCCATGTAACCCGACACGATTCCCTCGATTCCTGGTAATTCTTCAAACGGTGTCACCATGCACCAAAAACATCCACCTGCAAATGTTGCTTTTTCCATCTGTCTCTTCCTCTCCGTGGGAAATCCCCATTGTATGTCTGACAGCGAGAAAACGAAAACGACTCCTTCGCTTGGTTGCAAAAGGAGTCGCCGCTTTTTATCAACCAAAGCTTTCGCTTTGCTGGTCGTAGCACCTTGCTATGCGCAGGTTGCTGGGACGTCATCGATCCAGATCTCTCGGTCCACTCTTGATAAGGGTATATGAAGTTGATGTCATTCGTTATCATTGTTGTGATGATACCATTCACACAGAAATAAAGTCAATCCTTAGGTTTCAAGGCACGTAAAACCGTCGCTCCGAGTGTCTTCGCACCAATCAACAACGCCTGTTCGTTGATTTCGTACTGCGGATGATGCTGTGGATAGTTGACGCGACCGTCCGTATATCCGGAACCGGTAAAGAAGTAACTTCCAGGGACGTGTGTTAGATAATGCGCGAAGTCATCCGCAGCCATCATTGGTGTAAGTGCCCGGACGGATGCTTCCGGTAAGAAAGAAGCGGCTTCCTGAACGAGTTTTGTCTCGTCCGGATGATTCCAAAGCGCCGGGTAACCTGTCGTGAAGTCAATCGAATAAGTAGCACCGATGCCGGCACATGTCGTTTTGGCGACAAGATCGACTTCTTGCCGGAGCTGATGCCGAAGGGTCTCATTGAACGTCCGGATCTCCCCGACGATGCGTGCTTCACCCGTGACGATGTTCGGCGCCGTTCCTGCGTGGAAGGATCCGATTGCAAGAACAGCGGGCTCGAACGGATCGACCCGTCGACTGACAAGGTGTTGTAGGTTGCAGACGAGCTGCGCCCCAGCGACGAGCGCATCTTTTGTTTTGTGCGGTGCTTGCGCATGCCCACCTTGACCATGGACGATGATTTCAAATTCGTCGATCGCACATAATGTATGTCCTTCCCGAAACCCAATCGTACCGACCGGTAAATCATTTTCGAGATGTGTCGCGAAAATCGCATCGACACCTTCGAGAACGCCGGCTTCGATCATTTGGATCGCGCCACCGGGAAAGACCTCTTCACCATGCTGATGGATGATTCGAATCGTTCCATGTAATTGATCGCGTAGCGGATAGAGTGTAGCAGCAAGGGCCATCACCATCGCCGTATGTCCATCGTGTCCACAGGCATGCATGACACCGGGATGAATCGACCGGAAGGCAAGCGTCGTCTCTTCTTGAAGTGGTAAAGCATCGAAATCTGCACGGACCGCAATCGTCGGACCAGGCTGTTTGCCTTCGATCGTCGCGACGACACCACGACCTCCGACGGCTGTTTGATAAGGGATGCCCTGCTCCGCATAAAAGTTTGCAATCCGTTCTGGTGTACGGACTTCCTGAAAAGAAAGTTCCGGGTGTCGATGAAAATCACGCCGTAACGCAATCATCTTTGGTTCGAATTGTTCGAGTGCTTCAAAAAGTTGTGTTTGCATCTTCAAGCTCCTTTGACGTGTGTTTTTTCGTGAAAATGGGTACAGATACAGGTAATCACGAAAGGGGATAATGAAACATGGGAGAAATCGTCGTCAACGCTGTACTTACCATCAAAGCAGGACTCGCGGATCAAGTCTTTCCGATTTTAGAAACGGTCTATCATGCCGCACAAAAAGAGGAAGGATGCTTGCGCTATTCCTTGCATCAATCGATCGAGGATGAGCATCAGTTCATGCTGTATGAAGTGTATCGTGACGAAGAGGCGCTTGAAGCGCATATCGCATCCGACCACTATAAAGCATACCGTGAACAGATCGAGTTATACTTGATGGATCGACAAGTAACGAAATACGTCGAGATGACATTCTGACGTGTTGCGATAAGAAGAGACGAACCCGTCGAATTCGACGGATTCGTCTTTTTTGTCTTACATCGATTTGAAACCGAGG encodes the following:
- the msrA gene encoding peptide-methionine (S)-S-oxide reductase MsrA, which gives rise to MEKATFAGGCFWCMVTPFEELPGIEGIVSGYMGGHVDNPTYEQVKTGTTGHLEVVQITFDPSLFPYERLLELYWPQTDPTDAEGQFQDRGTQYAPAIFYHTDAQHEAAIASRDALAASNRFKQPIVTRIDAASEFYPAEEYHQDFHKKNPEHYKKDRAASGRDAFIEQEWKDTTTV
- a CDS encoding M20 metallopeptidase family protein, whose protein sequence is MQTQLFEALEQFEPKMIALRRDFHRHPELSFQEVRTPERIANFYAEQGIPYQTAVGGRGVVATIEGKQPGPTIAVRADFDALPLQEETTLAFRSIHPGVMHACGHDGHTAMVMALAATLYPLRDQLHGTIRIIHQHGEEVFPGGAIQMIEAGVLEGVDAIFATHLENDLPVGTIGFREGHTLCAIDEFEIIVHGQGGHAQAPHKTKDALVAGAQLVCNLQHLVSRRVDPFEPAVLAIGSFHAGTAPNIVTGEARIVGEIRTFNETLRHQLRQEVDLVAKTTCAGIGATYSIDFTTGYPALWNHPDETKLVQEAASFLPEASVRALTPMMAADDFAHYLTHVPGSYFFTGSGYTDGRVNYPQHHPQYEINEQALLIGAKTLGATVLRALKPKD
- a CDS encoding putative quinol monooxygenase, which encodes MGEIVVNAVLTIKAGLADQVFPILETVYHAAQKEEGCLRYSLHQSIEDEHQFMLYEVYRDEEALEAHIASDHYKAYREQIELYLMDRQVTKYVEMTF